From a single Callithrix jacchus isolate 240 chromosome 5, calJac240_pri, whole genome shotgun sequence genomic region:
- the CCL8 gene encoding LOW QUALITY PROTEIN: C-C motif chemokine 8 (The sequence of the model RefSeq protein was modified relative to this genomic sequence to represent the inferred CDS: inserted 1 base in 1 codon), giving the protein MLKLTPLPSNMKVSAALLYLLLMAATFSPQGLAQPDAVSIPITCCFNVINKKIPILRLESSTRISNIQCPQEAVIFKTKWGREACADPKEKXIRDSMKHLGQISQNLKPGAFIPELRIRA; this is encoded by the exons ATGCTGAAGCTCACACCCTTGCCTTCCAATATGAAGGTTTCTGCAGCACTTCTGTATCTGCTGCTCATGGCAGCCACCTTCAGTCCCCAGGGACTTGCTCAGCCAG ATGCAGTTTCCATTCCAATCACCTGCTGCTTTAATGTGATCAATAAGAAAATTCCTATCCTGAGGCTGGAGAGTTCTACAAGAATCAGCAACATCCAGTGTCCCCAGGAAGCTGTGAT CTTCAAGACCAAATGGGGCAGGGAGGCCTGTGCTGACCCCAAAGAGA GGATCAGAGATTCCATGAAGCATCTGGGCCAAATATCCCAAAATCTGAAGCCTGGAGCCTTCATACCTGAACTAAGAATCAGAGCCTGA